In a genomic window of Mucilaginibacter sp. KACC 22063:
- a CDS encoding GH92 family glycosyl hydrolase, which translates to MSIKKLLSFTFLFSATLSVANAQATNDNSGSGNLKYIDPRIGNVGQLLEPTRPTVQLPNQVIRMYPQRANYIDDQISSFPLTIVSHRQGEVFGVKPFTKTVSAAAWRQKQTWDHDLEVTRPWYYSTYLIDEDITVEFTPGKKAGIYRFTFPKEATAKSLLFGQYNDAPGAFNVSGNIMTGYETYHDNIKVYVYGEFSQTGKAGAMRNGLLIDSAAMQGSKIGEYITFPAQGSNMIELRYAISFVSQQQAQANFNEEVKGKTFNSIKDAAEKAWANVFDKIKVEGGTEAQRRSFYTAYYRCNERMVDITEDHKYYSGFDNKIHTTQRPFYTDDWTWDTYLALHPLRAILNPEMEGDMVNSYVTMYQQGGWVPTFPVIYGDHACMNGFHSSIMILDDYRKGIRSFNAEEAYKGMYKNATQATMLPWRNGPKTSLDDFYYQKGYFPALHPGEKETVPEVHPFEKRQAVAVTLGASFDDWALAEFAKDLGKNKDYQAFSVRANNYKNLWDNNMQMFMPKDSKGDWIKIDPKFDGGMGGRDYYDENNGWTYLWQVQHDIKGLQTLMGGKQAFENRLDQLFREPLGRSKYEFQAKFPDATGLVGQYSMGNEPSFHIPYLYNFTDSPWKTQKRIRFLLDVWYKDNIFGIPGDEDGGGMSAFVVFSSMGFYPVTPGLPVYTIGSPVFSKVTLDLPNGKQFKLIANNCSAINKYIQSAKLNGQPLNTPWFTHEQLTLGGVLELEMGPKPNKDWGK; encoded by the coding sequence ATGAGTATTAAAAAACTTTTATCCTTTACCTTTCTATTTAGTGCAACGCTTTCGGTCGCCAATGCACAGGCTACAAATGATAATTCGGGCAGCGGTAACCTGAAGTATATTGATCCGCGTATCGGTAACGTTGGTCAGTTGCTGGAGCCAACACGCCCAACCGTTCAGTTGCCTAACCAAGTGATCAGGATGTATCCGCAAAGGGCTAATTATATCGATGATCAGATCTCAAGTTTTCCGCTTACCATAGTTTCTCACCGGCAGGGCGAGGTGTTTGGTGTTAAGCCATTTACAAAAACGGTGAGTGCTGCTGCATGGCGTCAAAAACAAACCTGGGATCATGATCTGGAAGTTACCCGCCCGTGGTATTATTCAACTTATCTGATTGATGAGGATATCACGGTTGAATTTACGCCCGGAAAAAAGGCAGGTATTTACCGGTTCACTTTCCCGAAAGAGGCTACTGCTAAAAGCCTGCTCTTTGGGCAATATAATGATGCTCCGGGTGCATTTAATGTTAGTGGAAATATCATGACCGGTTATGAGACCTATCATGATAATATAAAGGTTTATGTATATGGCGAGTTTAGCCAAACAGGCAAAGCAGGTGCCATGCGCAATGGCCTGCTTATAGATTCAGCCGCGATGCAAGGCAGCAAAATTGGCGAGTATATCACGTTCCCGGCACAGGGTTCAAACATGATCGAACTGCGTTATGCTATTTCCTTCGTAAGCCAGCAGCAAGCCCAGGCAAATTTTAATGAAGAGGTTAAAGGTAAAACGTTTAACTCTATAAAAGACGCAGCAGAAAAGGCATGGGCAAATGTGTTTGATAAAATCAAAGTAGAGGGCGGTACCGAAGCACAAAGACGTTCATTCTATACTGCTTATTACCGTTGTAACGAGCGCATGGTGGACATTACCGAAGACCATAAATATTACAGCGGTTTCGATAATAAGATTCATACTACGCAGCGCCCATTTTATACCGACGACTGGACTTGGGATACCTATTTGGCATTGCATCCGTTAAGGGCAATACTTAACCCGGAAATGGAAGGGGATATGGTCAACTCTTATGTAACCATGTACCAGCAGGGCGGCTGGGTACCTACCTTCCCGGTGATTTATGGTGATCATGCCTGTATGAATGGCTTTCACTCCAGTATTATGATCTTGGACGATTACCGTAAGGGGATAAGGTCGTTCAATGCGGAAGAGGCTTATAAAGGGATGTACAAAAATGCTACACAGGCAACCATGTTGCCGTGGAGAAACGGCCCTAAAACCAGCCTTGATGATTTCTACTATCAGAAAGGATATTTCCCGGCATTGCATCCGGGCGAAAAGGAGACCGTACCGGAAGTGCACCCATTCGAAAAACGCCAGGCGGTTGCAGTTACCCTGGGTGCCAGCTTTGATGATTGGGCGCTTGCCGAATTTGCCAAGGATCTGGGTAAGAATAAAGATTACCAGGCATTCAGCGTACGTGCTAATAATTACAAGAACCTTTGGGACAATAACATGCAGATGTTTATGCCTAAAGACAGCAAGGGTGATTGGATAAAGATTGACCCTAAGTTTGACGGTGGTATGGGCGGCAGGGATTATTACGATGAAAACAACGGCTGGACTTACTTATGGCAGGTGCAACATGATATTAAAGGCTTGCAAACTTTAATGGGCGGTAAGCAGGCATTTGAAAACAGACTTGACCAATTGTTCCGCGAACCGCTTGGGCGCAGTAAGTATGAGTTTCAGGCTAAATTTCCGGATGCTACGGGTTTAGTAGGGCAATATTCTATGGGTAACGAACCAAGCTTCCATATCCCTTACCTGTACAATTTTACCGATTCGCCGTGGAAGACACAGAAGCGGATCAGGTTCCTGCTTGATGTCTGGTATAAAGACAACATCTTCGGCATACCAGGTGATGAGGATGGCGGCGGCATGTCGGCCTTTGTAGTGTTCTCATCAATGGGTTTCTATCCGGTTACTCCGGGGCTGCCGGTTTATACAATAGGTAGCCCTGTGTTCAGCAAAGTAACGCTTGATCTGCCGAACGGTAAGCAGTTTAAGCTGATTGCCAACAATTGCTCGGCGATTAACAAATACATACAAAGCGCTAAACTAAACGGCCAGCCACTGAATACGCCGTGGTTCACTCATGAGCAGCTAACATTGGGAGGGGTACTTGAGTTAGAGATGGGCCCTAAACCCAATAAAGACTGGGGAAAATAA
- a CDS encoding DUF3570 domain-containing protein — protein MRKIYLNVAMLFMGILASHAQTTPAPVAKTDSSAYHARKLTIDEINFVSAYYHQDGNHSAVTGGIGTERLTDFANTFDVQLSNYNKRGRKNTFLFELGVDHYTSASSDKIDPSTISSASMQDTRIYPSFSWTRSNEQTGNAYGFTGSYSHEYDYQSFGAAFNLTRVSHNKNTQFDMHLQAFLDTWKVILPIELRAAAYPGLVFDPRHGPEESAPRNSFSSSFSVSQVINTRLQALFTVEPSYQHGLLSTRYQRDYFTDGSERAENLPGQRYKLPISMRLNYFLDDHYIIRTYYRYYMDNWGIRAHTAEIEVPIKLTSFVSVSPYYRYSTQQGTRYFAPYGQHNAADHYFTSDYDLSDLHSSFFGAGFRMTPPKGVFGWRHLSMLEIRYGHYVRSTDLSSNIVTMNLKFK, from the coding sequence ATGAGAAAAATATATTTGAATGTAGCCATGCTTTTTATGGGCATCCTGGCTTCTCATGCGCAAACCACACCTGCACCGGTAGCTAAAACAGATAGCTCTGCTTACCACGCACGTAAACTAACCATTGACGAGATCAACTTTGTATCTGCTTATTATCATCAGGATGGTAACCATTCTGCCGTTACGGGTGGTATAGGTACAGAACGGCTGACTGACTTTGCCAATACCTTTGATGTGCAATTGTCAAACTACAACAAGCGCGGGCGAAAGAACACCTTTTTGTTTGAACTGGGCGTAGACCACTATACCTCGGCATCATCTGATAAGATAGACCCTTCAACCATCTCGTCTGCATCAATGCAGGATACCCGGATCTATCCATCCTTTAGCTGGACACGCTCTAACGAGCAAACAGGCAATGCTTACGGGTTTACAGGTTCTTACTCGCACGAATATGATTACCAGTCTTTTGGAGCTGCATTTAACCTTACTCGGGTATCGCACAATAAAAACACGCAGTTTGATATGCACCTGCAGGCATTTTTAGATACCTGGAAGGTGATTTTACCTATTGAGCTAAGAGCCGCCGCTTATCCCGGCCTGGTGTTTGACCCGCGGCATGGTCCGGAAGAATCTGCGCCAAGAAACTCGTTCAGTTCGTCATTCTCTGTTTCGCAGGTAATTAATACCCGTTTGCAGGCCCTGTTCACGGTCGAGCCATCTTATCAGCACGGCTTACTTTCTACCCGTTACCAGCGCGATTATTTTACAGATGGGTCTGAACGTGCAGAAAACCTGCCGGGGCAGCGTTATAAGCTGCCGATATCAATGCGGTTAAATTATTTCCTGGATGATCATTATATCATCCGCACCTATTATCGCTATTATATGGATAACTGGGGCATACGCGCGCATACAGCAGAGATAGAGGTGCCTATAAAACTGACATCGTTTGTGTCTGTAAGCCCGTATTACCGTTACAGCACGCAGCAGGGTACACGCTACTTTGCGCCTTATGGACAGCATAATGCAGCCGATCATTATTTCACCAGCGACTATGATCTGTCTGACCTACATAGCAGCTTCTTTGGCGCCGGTTTCAGGATGACGCCGCCGAAGGGCGTTTTTGGATGGCGGCATTTGAGTATGTTAGAGATCAGGTACGGGCATTATGTCCGCTCAACAGACCTAAGCTCGAATATAGTTACCATGAATTTGAAGTTTAAGTAA
- a CDS encoding DUF4266 domain-containing protein, producing the protein MIKGCNKNNVLAFLGLVLCSTLASCMTVKPYQKNRLNDAEMELRARNAQKFEQSFQLYREGASGANGGKSGGGCGCN; encoded by the coding sequence ATGATAAAAGGTTGCAATAAAAACAATGTACTGGCTTTTTTAGGCCTGGTACTATGCAGCACATTGGCTTCGTGCATGACGGTTAAGCCGTACCAGAAGAACCGGCTGAACGATGCAGAAATGGAGCTGAGGGCGCGTAATGCGCAGAAGTTTGAACAGAGCTTTCAGCTTTACCGCGAGGGGGCATCTGGTGCCAATGGTGGCAAAAGCGGTGGTGGTTGTGGTTGTAATTAA
- a CDS encoding FAD:protein FMN transferase: MHPVTANNMVATAQQKSYKRGLRLMGNHFEITVVADDEAYADDCIDKAIAEIRRIEALLTTFKDASQTNQVNSNARVKPVKVDAEVFNLIERSVNISHLTQGAFDITYGSIDKSLWNFDQNMKQLPDPEVAKEAVRLINYRNIELDKENSTVYLKEKGMRIGFGGIGKGYAADKAKQILQQAGVASGIVNAAGDLVTWGMQPGGKPWTIAIADPNRKVPYFSKLNISNMAIATSGNYEKYVVIDGKKYSHTIDPHTGMPVTGIKSVSVICPSAELADALATPVTVMGVRVGLDLINQLKGIACLIVDDNDQLHTSTNINLHQ, from the coding sequence ATGCATCCGGTCACAGCAAATAATATGGTGGCAACCGCTCAACAAAAAAGCTACAAACGTGGCTTACGCCTGATGGGCAACCACTTTGAAATAACGGTGGTAGCCGATGATGAAGCATATGCTGATGATTGTATAGATAAAGCCATTGCCGAGATCAGGCGTATAGAGGCATTGCTGACCACCTTTAAAGATGCCAGCCAAACTAATCAGGTAAACAGCAATGCACGTGTAAAACCTGTAAAGGTTGATGCTGAAGTTTTCAACCTGATAGAGCGGTCTGTAAATATCTCACACCTTACACAAGGGGCCTTCGATATTACTTACGGATCAATTGACAAAAGCCTGTGGAACTTTGACCAGAACATGAAGCAGCTGCCCGACCCTGAAGTGGCAAAGGAGGCAGTGAGGCTGATCAATTACCGCAACATTGAACTTGATAAAGAGAACAGTACGGTATATCTCAAAGAAAAGGGCATGCGTATTGGCTTCGGTGGCATTGGCAAGGGTTACGCTGCCGATAAAGCCAAACAAATATTGCAGCAGGCAGGTGTGGCAAGCGGTATTGTAAATGCCGCGGGCGACCTGGTTACCTGGGGCATGCAGCCCGGCGGTAAACCCTGGACCATTGCCATTGCCGATCCTAACCGAAAGGTGCCTTACTTCTCTAAGCTTAATATCAGCAATATGGCCATAGCCACCTCTGGCAATTATGAGAAATATGTGGTGATAGACGGCAAAAAGTATTCGCACACCATTGATCCGCATACGGGTATGCCGGTTACGGGGATAAAAAGTGTAAGCGTTATCTGCCCAAGTGCCGAGCTGGCTGATGCGCTGGCCACACCTGTAACTGTAATGGGGGTACGGGTAGGCTTAGATCTGATTAATCAGCTCAAGGGCATTGCATGCCTTATTGTAGATGACAACGATCAGTTACACACTTCCACAAATATTAATTTACATCAATAG
- a CDS encoding thioredoxin family protein, producing MKLLLLTLFMTGQLIWSGNFDEAKKDAQQSHKLILINFSGSDWCGPCIRLRKEILESDEFETYAKDHLVLVRADFPRQKKNQLPKDQVKRNEALADVYNPDGKFPYTLLVDENGKVLRSWDGFPDETTAQFIAQVDASGHSK from the coding sequence ATGAAACTACTACTATTGACCCTTTTTATGACCGGACAACTGATCTGGTCTGGAAATTTTGATGAGGCAAAAAAAGATGCCCAGCAATCGCATAAATTAATACTAATTAACTTTTCAGGTTCTGACTGGTGCGGACCATGTATCCGTTTGCGAAAGGAAATCCTGGAATCTGATGAGTTTGAAACTTACGCCAAAGACCATTTGGTGTTGGTTAGAGCCGATTTTCCGCGGCAAAAGAAAAATCAGTTGCCTAAAGACCAGGTAAAGAGAAACGAGGCACTGGCTGATGTTTATAATCCTGATGGGAAATTCCCGTATACATTGCTGGTTGATGAGAACGGCAAAGTGTTAAGATCATGGGATGGTTTTCCTGATGAAACTACCGCACAATTTATTGCACAGGTTGATGCATCCGGTCACAGCAAATAA
- a CDS encoding cytochrome b/b6 domain-containing protein: MAIIEPVKQNPLEPSEVKKYPRGIRLWHWLNALVISGSLITVLLNSTLLDRSNTSKVITSEAAKNGAVVSAQLSKGIAHELGDQVWNVHGYIGLILAALLIYRIIYELVQPVSQSLFKKISLARIGLKAGGEERQLARHELVVKLMYVGFYIVLIVMAITGCLLFFEDQLGLPKPVAHQIKEVHGALMYAVIAFIVVHIVGVILAERDRNPGIVSDMINGGYRDHV, from the coding sequence ATGGCCATCATCGAACCTGTAAAACAAAATCCCTTAGAACCGTCAGAAGTTAAAAAGTATCCTCGCGGCATACGCTTATGGCATTGGCTTAATGCTTTGGTGATATCAGGCTCGTTAATTACCGTGCTGCTTAACAGTACGCTGCTTGACAGGTCTAATACTTCAAAAGTAATTACCAGTGAGGCAGCCAAAAACGGGGCAGTGGTTTCAGCTCAATTGTCTAAAGGTATTGCACATGAATTAGGCGACCAGGTTTGGAATGTACATGGCTACATAGGCCTGATCCTTGCAGCGCTTTTAATTTACCGCATTATATATGAGCTGGTACAGCCTGTGTCGCAATCGTTATTCAAGAAAATAAGCCTTGCGCGAATCGGTCTTAAAGCAGGTGGCGAGGAAAGGCAGCTGGCAAGGCACGAATTAGTGGTAAAGCTCATGTACGTTGGCTTTTACATTGTACTTATTGTGATGGCCATAACCGGGTGTTTGCTGTTTTTTGAAGATCAGTTAGGTTTGCCAAAACCGGTTGCGCATCAGATCAAAGAAGTGCATGGCGCTTTAATGTATGCAGTAATCGCATTTATCGTAGTACACATAGTTGGTGTTATTTTGGCAGAGCGCGACAGAAACCCAGGTATTGTATCAGATATGATCAACGGCGGGTACCGCGACCATGTGTAA
- a CDS encoding response regulator transcription factor, translating into MKILIVEDEADLMSAMKDYLTSEGNVCETAATFDSAYQKISIYDYDCILLDLMLPDGNGFQLLKHLKSLDKSDGVVIISARNALDDRITGFNMGADDYLIKPFHLSELNARIAAVTRRKNNQHSTIVTFNEIKIDLLAKTVNVNNHELHFTRKEYDLLLYFIYNKGKAISKSAAAEHLWGDDADMADSFDFIYTHIKNIRKKLADAGAKDYFHSVYGLGYRFSES; encoded by the coding sequence ATGAAAATTCTGATCGTTGAGGATGAAGCCGATCTAATGTCGGCAATGAAGGATTACCTTACTTCAGAAGGCAATGTCTGCGAAACGGCAGCAACATTTGACTCAGCCTATCAGAAAATTTCCATTTATGATTATGATTGCATTTTACTGGACCTGATGCTGCCCGATGGCAATGGTTTTCAGTTATTAAAACACCTCAAATCATTAGACAAAAGTGATGGCGTGGTGATTATATCTGCACGCAACGCCCTTGACGACCGCATAACCGGCTTTAACATGGGTGCAGACGATTACCTGATTAAGCCATTCCACCTGTCAGAGCTTAATGCCCGCATTGCCGCTGTAACACGCCGTAAAAACAACCAGCATTCTACCATCGTCACCTTTAACGAAATAAAAATAGACCTGCTGGCTAAAACCGTGAATGTGAATAATCACGAATTGCATTTCACACGCAAAGAATACGATTTGCTGCTTTACTTTATTTATAACAAAGGCAAAGCGATATCAAAAAGCGCTGCCGCCGAGCACCTTTGGGGCGATGATGCCGATATGGCCGACAGCTTTGATTTTATTTATACCCACATAAAAAATATCCGTAAAAAACTGGCTGATGCCGGGGCAAAAGATTATTTTCATTCTGTTTATGGGTTAGGTTACCGTTTTTCAGAATCATGA
- a CDS encoding sensor histidine kinase: MKLFAKYNRILLLLLLAGLLAIGTSFYYTLSYFLNAKIDEGLREELMEVNDYMHVKNITPAPSDDDNLVVEYKPALRASGKRFYKDTTFYNPRKKITENARYLKTSIVINNKPVQVLILNSKSAQSREVQWIFAAIIIPVIIIFGLLALINRYLLLKLWSPFDQILKHIRALDLNHGSYKDTVTDVEEFRQLNESVKQMTRRIEGDFREVKLFTENASHEMMTPLAIINSKLDTLLQSDTLAEKDSRALRDLYKATTRLNKINQSLLLLVKIDHDLLGEQEWLDLSKLIGQKIENFQELILQRNLSLSFDTDHCRIMGNKYLIDILLNNLFSNAIRHNVEGGQISIKVSHGLLSFENTGLPTPLAEAHIFERFYKDPSSEGIGLGLAIMKQICNKQDCTLRYYFKSPMHGFDIGFKTVEAKQCEYQIDSLSAPL; encoded by the coding sequence ATGAAACTATTTGCCAAATACAACCGCATTTTATTGTTGCTGCTGCTTGCCGGTTTGCTGGCCATAGGCACATCCTTTTACTATACGTTAAGTTACTTCTTAAATGCCAAGATAGACGAGGGGCTTAGGGAAGAGCTGATGGAAGTAAACGATTACATGCATGTTAAAAACATTACCCCTGCACCATCTGATGATGACAACCTGGTAGTTGAATATAAACCTGCATTAAGAGCTTCGGGTAAGCGGTTTTACAAGGACACTACGTTTTACAATCCGCGGAAAAAGATCACTGAAAATGCCAGGTATTTAAAAACATCCATTGTCATTAATAATAAGCCGGTACAGGTACTGATCTTAAACTCAAAATCGGCGCAATCACGCGAAGTACAATGGATCTTTGCTGCCATTATCATTCCTGTTATTATCATATTCGGTTTATTAGCTTTAATTAACCGTTACCTGCTATTAAAACTATGGTCGCCATTTGACCAGATATTGAAACACATCAGGGCGCTGGATCTAAACCACGGAAGTTATAAAGATACCGTGACGGATGTAGAAGAATTCAGGCAGTTAAATGAATCGGTTAAGCAAATGACCAGGCGGATTGAAGGCGATTTCAGGGAAGTGAAATTATTTACTGAAAATGCCTCGCATGAGATGATGACACCTTTAGCCATTATCAACTCCAAGCTGGATACCCTGCTACAATCGGATACCCTGGCCGAAAAAGACAGCAGGGCATTGCGCGACCTTTACAAAGCAACTACCCGGTTAAACAAGATTAATCAGTCGCTGCTGCTACTGGTTAAAATAGACCATGATCTGTTAGGAGAACAGGAATGGCTCGACCTGAGTAAGCTGATTGGCCAAAAGATTGAAAATTTCCAGGAACTGATCTTACAACGCAACCTGAGTTTAAGTTTTGATACGGATCATTGCAGGATAATGGGCAACAAGTACCTGATTGATATTTTACTCAACAACCTGTTCAGCAACGCCATCAGGCATAATGTAGAAGGCGGACAGATAAGCATTAAAGTAAGCCATGGACTGCTTTCATTTGAAAATACAGGCTTGCCTACACCACTGGCAGAAGCGCACATTTTTGAACGTTTCTACAAAGACCCTTCTTCAGAAGGTATAGGCCTTGGACTTGCCATTATGAAACAGATCTGTAACAAGCAGGATTGCACGCTAAGGTATTACTTTAAATCGCCCATGCACGGATTTGATATCGGCTTTAAAACGGTTGAAGCTAAGCAATGTGAGTACCAAATAGATAGCCTATCAGCGCCGTTGTAG
- a CDS encoding VIT1/CCC1 transporter family protein translates to MNNNDNERHFINRVGWLRAGVLGANDGILSTTSLVIGVAAATHERNTIILTALSGLIAGAMSMAAGEYVSVSSQEETEKADIQREKAELRDMPEEELKELTLIYKNRGLSDELASQVAIALTEHDALEAHLRDELGMTEISAAKPLQAALASFASFLVGALLPLIVSIFAPLPGMIVWQYTGSIIFLMMLGAVAARTGGSPIWAGVLKICFWGTIAMATTALIGYLFGTHIA, encoded by the coding sequence ATGAATAACAACGATAACGAAAGGCATTTTATTAATCGTGTGGGCTGGTTAAGGGCTGGTGTGCTTGGCGCTAATGATGGCATTTTGTCAACCACCAGTTTGGTAATTGGTGTAGCTGCTGCTACGCATGAAAGAAATACGATCATTTTAACTGCTTTGTCCGGACTTATTGCTGGCGCCATGTCAATGGCCGCGGGTGAGTATGTATCTGTAAGTTCGCAGGAGGAAACTGAGAAAGCCGATATTCAGCGGGAGAAAGCCGAACTGAGGGATATGCCCGAAGAAGAGTTGAAGGAGCTTACCCTGATCTATAAAAATAGGGGCCTTTCTGACGAGCTGGCATCGCAGGTGGCTATTGCACTTACTGAGCATGATGCTTTGGAGGCTCACCTGCGTGATGAATTGGGTATGACCGAGATTTCGGCAGCCAAACCCTTGCAAGCTGCGCTTGCATCGTTTGCTTCCTTCCTGGTGGGTGCTTTACTGCCGCTTATAGTCTCCATTTTTGCGCCTTTGCCCGGCATGATCGTATGGCAATACACCGGCTCTATCATTTTCCTGATGATGCTTGGTGCTGTAGCTGCCCGTACAGGTGGTTCGCCGATTTGGGCAGGGGTATTAAAAATATGTTTCTGGGGTACAATTGCTATGGCTACAACGGCGCTGATAGGCTATCTATTTGGTACTCACATTGCTTAG
- a CDS encoding phosphatase PAP2 family protein, with product MKSWLFVILCVVSLRCVAQNDTSKVNVADTLKKDLTTVPDTVPHLKTRKWTLIPPAVMIGYGISSFYLKPQRRLDRYVYNEAYQHDIVTNSHLENYFQYAPVVLTYGLNLVGVHGKNTFLDRTILLGLSEAMSSLFVFSVKHATHRTRPNGADRYSFPSGHTANAFAEAEFMSQELSGKSAWYGVIGYGFATTTGIFRIYHQDHWLSDVVAGAGVGILATKTAYLVYPYLRNHLTKKSRREEHNKDVPEELKKQPKTSSILMPSYQNGAAGLSFSMEL from the coding sequence ATGAAAAGCTGGCTATTTGTAATATTATGTGTGGTTTCGTTAAGGTGTGTTGCGCAAAACGATACCAGTAAAGTAAACGTGGCAGATACTTTAAAAAAAGATCTGACCACGGTACCGGATACCGTACCACATTTAAAAACCAGGAAGTGGACACTGATTCCGCCGGCCGTAATGATTGGGTATGGTATAAGCTCCTTTTACCTGAAACCACAGCGGCGCTTAGATCGTTATGTTTATAATGAGGCTTATCAGCACGATATTGTCACTAACTCGCACTTAGAAAATTATTTTCAATATGCCCCTGTCGTTCTTACGTATGGCCTTAACCTGGTAGGCGTGCATGGTAAAAACACGTTTTTAGATCGTACTATTCTCTTAGGTTTGTCAGAAGCCATGAGCAGCTTGTTTGTGTTTTCTGTTAAGCATGCTACCCACAGAACGCGGCCAAACGGAGCCGACAGGTATTCCTTTCCTTCAGGACATACCGCCAATGCTTTTGCCGAAGCCGAGTTTATGTCGCAGGAGTTAAGCGGAAAATCGGCATGGTATGGCGTTATCGGTTATGGGTTTGCCACTACTACCGGCATCTTCAGGATTTATCACCAGGACCATTGGCTTAGTGATGTGGTAGCGGGTGCCGGTGTGGGTATTCTGGCTACAAAAACGGCATATCTTGTATATCCTTATCTGCGTAATCACCTCACTAAAAAAAGTCGACGCGAAGAACATAATAAGGATGTACCGGAGGAATTGAAAAAGCAACCTAAAACAAGTTCGATCTTAATGCCCTCTTATCAGAATGGCGCTGCCGGGCTAAGTTTTAGTATGGAACTTTAA
- a CDS encoding GAF domain-containing protein: MPLRELERIAAVNRFLRLEISREKELQEIVELAARICQTPTALITLINEDTQYIKFKIGFRPDTTSRADAFCNHVIEQEHVMMVRDALLDDRFANNPLVLGDPDIRFYAGAPLTTRDGLNLGSLCVIDQKPNELNELQQQILAGLSKQVIQLLEFESSVSILKEQYITAKRSEIELRSFFESSIDCHMLLGKNFELLAFNKAVERMILNAYNKVLVRGTEMGQYVNPKFRDDFYNNYLKALKGTAAFEQRKINYGNRDIWWVIKYEPAFDPDGEIIGVSVNSSDVTARVEHENTVNVQNQSLQEIAFIQSHELRRPVASIIGLIDLLKDDERVNDIEELKLMEKAVHELDEKIRLVVNYTSDPENNQSKV; encoded by the coding sequence GTGCCTTTAAGAGAATTAGAGCGTATAGCTGCAGTTAACCGCTTTCTGAGGCTGGAGATCAGCAGGGAGAAAGAGCTGCAGGAAATTGTGGAACTGGCAGCCAGAATCTGCCAGACACCTACTGCGTTGATCACGCTGATCAATGAAGATACGCAGTATATTAAATTCAAGATCGGTTTCAGGCCGGATACCACCTCACGGGCAGATGCCTTTTGTAACCATGTGATTGAGCAGGAACATGTAATGATGGTGCGCGATGCACTTTTAGATGATCGTTTTGCAAACAATCCGTTGGTATTAGGCGATCCGGATATCCGGTTTTACGCAGGTGCACCATTAACAACCCGCGACGGATTGAATTTAGGCAGCCTGTGCGTTATAGATCAAAAACCCAATGAGCTGAATGAACTTCAGCAGCAAATACTTGCAGGTTTATCTAAACAGGTCATACAGTTATTGGAATTTGAAAGCAGTGTATCCATACTTAAAGAACAATATATCACAGCTAAACGCTCAGAAATTGAACTTCGTTCCTTTTTTGAGAGCTCTATTGATTGCCATATGCTGCTGGGTAAAAATTTCGAACTGCTGGCTTTTAACAAAGCTGTGGAAAGGATGATCTTAAATGCGTACAACAAAGTTTTGGTGCGGGGAACTGAAATGGGGCAGTATGTTAACCCTAAGTTTAGAGACGATTTTTACAATAATTATCTAAAAGCACTGAAAGGGACAGCCGCATTTGAACAAAGGAAGATCAACTACGGGAACCGGGATATCTGGTGGGTAATAAAATATGAACCAGCCTTTGACCCAGATGGTGAAATAATCGGCGTTTCGGTTAATTCATCTGATGTGACCGCAAGGGTTGAACATGAGAACACAGTTAATGTTCAAAACCAGTCTTTACAAGAAATCGCCTTTATCCAGTCGCACGAGTTACGCCGTCCGGTTGCTTCGATTATTGGTTTAATAGACCTTTTAAAGGACGACGAAAGGGTGAATGATATTGAAGAACTAAAACTGATGGAGAAAGCCGTACATGAGCTGGACGAAAAGATCCGCCTGGTGGTCAACTATACTTCAGATCCTGAAAACAATCAATCCAAAGTTTAA